Genomic window (Kangiella profundi):
TCTTTTGCACGCTTTACTTGAGCGCCTCAACAACGTATTGGGGCAGGGCAAAGCTGGCGACGTGCAGTTCAGGGTTATAGTACCTCGTACTAAAATTAGCTTTACTAAATCGTTCACGAATCGTTTCAACTGAATGCTGGCGTAATGAAGCATCATCAGAACCCCAGGAAAGGGTCATGTTACCACCGACATAAGTGGGTACAGCTGTTACATAAAACCAACGATCGTTGAATAAGCCTTCAAAACGGTTGAATGTTGTTTTAACCTCATCAATTTGCATAAAGCTGACACCATTCTGGGTTGCTAAAATGCCACCCTCGTTAAGGCTATTCTTGCATCCTTTGTAGAAACGCGATGTGAACAACACCTCGCCTGGGCCTTCCGGGTCAGTCGAGTCAGAAATGATGACATCAAACTTGTCGCCATTCTCTGAGTTAGCGTTGTTAACAATAAAATCGACACCGTCAGCAATCACCAGATTGACTCGAGGATCATCAAAAGCGCCATCTGAATGTTTAGGGAAGTATTGTTTGCACATATCTACAACCGCAGCATCAATTTCTACCATGGTGACATGCTCAACTTCAGGATGACGTAACACTTCGCGCAAGATTCCGCCATCGCCACCGCCAATGATCAAAACACGTTTTGCATTGCCATGTGCAAATAGAGGCACATGAGTCAGCATCTCGTGATAGATGAACTCGTCTTTCTTGGTGGTCTGGATGACCCCGTCCAACGCCATAACATGACCAAACTGCTCATTGTTAAAAATGATCAGATGCTGATGTTCGGTTTTACTTTCAAACAGAACTTCATCAACAATGAAGCTCTGCCCGTAAGTGCTGTACAGGGTTTCGATAAATCTTTTTGCCATGTCGATTAATTGCCTTAGGCTTTATTTCTCAACTTGTCCACGCAATATTTCACTCACTTCGATTTTTGAAGGAAGGAAGGCTTTGCGTAAAATTTCTACTGCTTTATGAGGTTCAGCGTCACCACACATAAAGACGTCAAACGCGGCATAATCGCGTTCAGGCCAGGTGTGCACACTGATATGAGATTCAGCAAGTACGGCAACGCCCGAAATCCCACCGTTTGGTGTGAAGTGGTGCATATGAATGTGAAGCAGGGTAGCGCCACATTCTACTACTGATTCACGGAACGCCTGCTCCATCAATTGTAGGTTATCAAGCTTTGACGCGCCCCACAGATCAATGATCAGATGAGTACCCGCAAAGATTTTGCCGTTTCTGTGTATGAAATGATCGTTTCGCTCATCGTTCTCGTTGACGTTCTTAAAAGAAGGCCATTGAGTTTCTGTTGCGCCAGTAGGATCAATCTCTTGGTTATAGTCGAAGTCTTTATACACTTCTTTAATCTCCTATACAGGGAAGCCATAAACAAGCTTATTTACAAATTTCTGGGGGCGTAACGATAGAAACTTCCCAGACCTACCAGGCGTGCTAATTATGTCATGTTGGTCCGTTATGGACTGGCATGAGCAAAAAATAGTCAATCAGCACAAAATGGAATGTGCTTTATACTTTGTTTAGCGAAAAATGCAAGAAAATTCGATTGGAAATATGAAAAAAACTATCGGTTATAAAGCAGTTATGAAAGAATGCCGGCTTTATAGCTTGAGATTAATTTAAATTCATTCTCAAGTTTCGGACTTAACCAATTGATTTTAATAGAATGAATACAGGCTTTTGGCGGCTCATTTTACTAGCGGTTTTGGCTGTCTTTTTGATGGCAATGGTACCGGTTATCATCAAGTATATTGAGGTTGATCCATGGCTAATCGGAGCCTTCAGACTGTCCGTTAGCGTAGTTGGTTTAATACTGCTTGCAGGTATAACTCGAAGACCGCTGATTGCTCGAAAAGAGAACTGGATTTTTATCTTTTTATTAGGTTTGGTCTTCGCAATCCATTGGCTGACATATTTTTATAGCATTCAATTATCAACAGCTTCGATTGCCGCTATTGGTGTTTCGACTTTTGGCGCACACCTGTTGTTACTGGGTTGGATTGTTCATCGCCAGCCACCGCATTGGCTAGAGCTATTTTGTGTCTTACTAGCGTTTGTGGGCGTCTATTTAGTAGTTCCTGACTTTAATCTTGCTGATGGAATGACCATTGGTCTAATCCTTGCTGTAATTTCCGGTTTTCTCTACGCCTTGTTGCCCTTGATGCATCAAAAGTACCGACATATCAATGGTGAGCGTCGGACTTTTGGTCAATTTTTTGTGGCTATGGTGATATTCAGCTTTGGTCTACCGCAGGCAGATTGGGCAATTCCGAGCGAAAGCTGGTTAGGGCTTATAGTGCTAGGAGTAGTTTGTACTCTGGTAGCGCATAGTCTCTGGATCAAAGTCAGTACCGAGCTCAATCATGTCGTCACATCGGTTGTTTACTATTTATATGTACCGATTGCCATGCTATTCAGCTTTGTCTTTCTGGATGAGGTGCTATCCCCAGTTCAGCTGCTTGGAGCGGGATTGATACTGTTCGCTAATATTTTGGGGATCTGGTTTCGTTGGCGAAGCCAGAGCTCGGGTTAGATTTTTCAATTACCTCAAACTATCCTAGATGCATCATATCTGTATCTAATACTGTATCTTTTTGTATTTAATTGATATTCTTCACAAGCCAAAGTGCCACTTTTGCTTGCTAAATAAGCAGATATAGTGCATCTAGGCATAACAGGATGTTATTCTTCTGCACTGATTTCTTAAGGATAAATAATGCAGTGATGCAATTGTGACTTGCCAAATGATGATAATAATGTAAATTTGCACAGCAAGTATCTTGTTGTATATGAGATATACAGAACATTGTGTCACAATGTATCTAATTACATAAAGCAAAGTATTACTAGAAGGCAGTACTGTGAGTAAAACATTATCCCGCTCAGAATTAGCACTTATCGATAGAGAAGGGGAGCGCATCAAAAATGGTCTATCTAACCTTGTTGATGACTTTCCTAATCATGCCAAGACAATCACTGGGATGGCTAATTGGCTTAATGCCAACAAATCCACCTGCCAGCGTATGGTTGAAACTATCAACAAGGCAGTTGATGGACTGCAGGTCATTCAGTCATTGCCCGGGCCAGCTGGCCTTCGAGGTTTCATTGAACTGGCAGAAAAACACAAAGTAAATGCTAAACTGGTTGAAGAAGCCAGATCCATGGTCGTAAGGTTTGAAAACCTTATTTATGAATATTCGCGCAGCCACTCAGCTCTTAAGGCGCTGATAAAGGCGTCAGATAAAAGTAAGCAAAGTCAGGGCAATAAGACTGATCAGCGTAAAGCTCTTTTCGAAGCATCGAGAATGGTTACAGGCGAGCAGATGGAGAATTTGTTCTTTGCTTGTATCCTGAAAGAAAATGAGCAGGATCATAAATTTCTTCAGCAATATACTTTAACTTTCTTCGATAATTGCGAGAAGACAGAAACAGCCCGTCCTTTGGTTATTCCAATTGGTCCTTGTGAGCAAAAGCTAGAACTTGAAAAGCCAGAGCTTATTTCTCAGGATGATGAATTAGGCAGCAACTTAGGTAATCTATCGCTAATAGAAGAGTTGACCAGTAGCAGTGTGGTGAAAAGTATCAATGAGTTCACTCGTGGCGAAAGCTCGGTCATTATTCCAGCTACTCCTGACCAAGAAACTGGTATTAATATCGCCGCCATGAAAAACTATCCAGAGGAACAGCTGGGGCCATTTTATGGCGGTAAGAAAGCCAGCTGCGTTAGCGTTCAGGTGAGAACGCCAGTTAAAAGTTTATACATGGTGTGTTTCCTTGAGCGTAGTTATGCTATGCGTAGCGTTGCCAACGCCGGTATCTATTCGATGAATACTCAATTGGCAACCATGATCACCAGCCCTGATGCACTTTGGTACGATCGTTTTCATGATGAGGCTGATCTGGTTCTTTCGAGCCATGACGCCAACTTCTCTGAAAAACTGAAATACCCCATGGCGAACGAATTAGTTGATACGCTGTTTACGGTGACAGGATGTGATCGCAAGAATTATGCGGCTTATCTGGTTAGAGTTGACTATCCGATATGGTCAACGGCTTATCGAATTTATTTCCAGTACGCAATCGATTGATCCAATTATTTTCAGACATAAAAAAACGGGCTATTTAGCCCGTTTTTTTTGAACAAATAAAATGCTTATTTATTCTTGGCAGCTGCCACACGTTGACGAGCTAGCTCATCAGCAATTACGTTAGTTGGGCGACCGCTTAGTTTTGAGGCTTCAAACACTTCAGTCAAAGTGCCATAAATCTCATCAACTTTTTTCAACGCAGCATCACGATTATAGTTCTCTTCGAATGATACGTTGATAATGCCACCAGCATTAATCACATAATCAGGTGCATACAGAATACCTTTGCTCAGCAGAATATCACCGTGGCGATCTTCAGCAAGCTGGTTGTTGGCAGCGCCAGCAACGATCGATGCTTTGATGTGAGGAATAGTAGTGTCGTTGATAGTTGCGCCAAGAGCACAAGGAGCATAAACGTCTACATCCTGGCTATAGATTTCGTTTACATCAACAGCCACAGCGCCAAACTCATTAACCACACGATCAACGTTTTCTTTGTTGATGTCAGTAACAACAAGCTTTGCACCTTCGTCGTTTAAGTGTTTGCATAGGTAATAACCAACGTGGCCAAGACCTTGTACTGCAACTTTAAGACCATCTAAGTCATCACGCCCAAGTTTATGCTTTACAGCAGCTTTAATACCTTTGTAAACACCATAAGCTGTAACAGGAGAAGGGTCACCAGATTTGCCTTCCAAACCTAAAACATAGTTGGTTTCTTTGTTCACGATAGCCATATCATTTGGGTTGATGCCAACATCTTCCGCAGTGATATATTTACCGCTTAACTTCTCAACAAAGCGACCGAAAGCACGGAACAGTTCTTCCGACTTCATAGTTTTAGAGTTGCCAATAATGACCGATTTACCGCCGCCCATTTGTAGGCCAGCCATAGCATTTTTATAGGTCATACCGCGAGATAGACGCAATGCATCAATCAATGCGCCTTCGTCAGAGTTATAATCCCACATACGACAGCCACCAACCGCAGGACCCAGGTTAGTGTTGTGGATACAAATAATGGCTTTTAAGCCAGATTCAACATCACGACAAAAGACGATTTGTTCGTGATCGTCGTATGCACGTAGATTAAAAACTGCCATAAAGATCTCCTTTAATAAGGATATAAACAAGGGAAGCCGCAACAGTTGCGGCTTCAATTAAAAACAATGATTATCCCAGGTCGAACTTAATGCCCTGAGCTAGTGTAGGTTGGTCACCCCAGAAAATGGTGTTGGTTTGACGACGCATGTAAGCTTTCCATGCATCAGAACCGGCTTCACGACCGCCGCCAGTTTCTTTTTCGCCACCGAATGCACCGCCAATTTCAGCACCAGAAGTACCGATGTTGACGTTAGCAATACCGCAATCAGAGCCTTGCGCTGATAGGAATTTTTCGGCAACTTTCATATCACGAGTGAAGATTGCTGAAGATAGACCAGCTTTAGAATGATTCTGCATGGCAATCGCTTCTTCAGTTGTTTCGTAAGTCATTACGTAAAGAATTGAAGCGAATGTTTCAGTCTGAACAACATCCCAGTGGTTTTCTGCGCGTATAACCGTAGGCTCGATGAAGAAACCTGGACCATCAATCGCTTTACCACCCGCAAGAACTTCACCGCCAGCTTCTTTAGCTTTAGCTACCGCATTCTCGAAATTCTTAACAGCGTTAGCATCAACTAGCGGGCCCATCAAAGTATTAGTATCTAATGGGTTACCAATTTTAACTTGCTTGTAGGCGTTAACGATTGCTGGAATTACTTGATCAGCAACGTCTTTGTGTACGATTAAGCGACGAGTTGATGTACAACGTTGACCGGCTGTACCTACTGCACCGAATACGATAGCTGGAACGGCAATGTCCATATCCGCTGTTTTATCTAGGATAAGCGCATTGTTACCTGAAAGCTCAAGCAAGCTTTTGCCCATACGCTCAGCAACTTTAACACCAACCATACGGCCAATTTCACTTGAACCAGTGAAAGACATTTTCTTAACGCGAGCGTCTTCGATGAAGCGCTGTGATAACTTATTCTCTTCAGTATCGATGAATAAACAGAAGATACCTTTAAGACCTTCTTCTTCTAGAACCTTGTTACAGATGTTTTGAACAGCGATTGCTGTTAAAGGAGTTTTTGGAGATGGCTTCCAAACAACTGTATTACCACAGATTGCAGCAATGAAAGCGTTCCATGACCAAACGGCAACAGGGAAGTTGAAAGCTGACATTACGCCAGTGATACCTAGCGGATGCCACTGTTCGTACATGCGGTGCTCAGGGCGCTCAGAGTGCATAGTTTTACCATACAACATACGAGATTGACCTACGGCGAAATCGGCCATATCAATCATTTCCTGAACTTCACCGTCACCTTCAGCTTTGATTTTGCCCATTTCGGCAGAAACAAGGCTACCTAAAGCATCTTTGTGCTCACGTAAGGCATTTCCGATTTTGCGAACAAGCTCACCGCGTAGAGGAGCTGGAACTTTACGCCACTCTTCAAAAGCAGCTTCGGCTTCCTGCATAACTTTGTCGTAATCGGTTGCAGAACTGGCGTTTACTTTTGCAATAACTTCGCCAGTTGCAGGGTTGATAGACTCAATTACGCCTGCATCTTGAGTGTCGGTGTAACCTTGGCCCCAACTAGCTGATTGGTTGACGGCTTCGATACCTAGCTCTTTCAAAAAATCCATAAATACCTCTAAATTCGGTTAAAACTGCACCAAAGCGACTGATTTATAATTGCTTTGGCGATTAATAATTTTGCGGCGCTACCATACCACCAGAGGGCATTTTTCGCCAGTTAATTTTGGTTTTGCTGATTAAAGATTAGTCAATGGTTGCGCTGGTCAGAGCTGTTATATGGGCAGGGGTTATGGCTTTTAACTTATTGATTAGATTTATTAATGAAAAGGGCGGCTATTTGAATTTGCCGCCCCTAAACTAAGGAATAAATAAATGAGAAAAATTGATTAGTTAAAATTCCCACCAACAGGTTTCCCACCACTCGAGAAACTCATCAAACTCGATATGCGTATCGTGATTTTTATCGACTAAATCGAAACCACGTCTAACTTGCTCGTCGGTTGCATCCGGGGATAGTACTTTAAGCAAACGTTCGAATTCTTTGAGATCGATTTGGCCATTGTTATCAGTATCGAAATAATCAAAATGTTCTTTAACTTCTTGAATATGTTGATCAGTTAATGGCTTCATTGGGTCTCCATTCTTATTGGTGCTTGATTGAATTTAGTGGCTTATTCATCCTCATAGGTGAAACTGTCCTGAAGGCTGGCATTTGCTTCAGCGACGCTAAAACGATTGGGTGAGAATCCTTCACCAAACCACTCTTTAACTTCTTCATGCTCAAAGTGGTTAGGGGAGCGTAATACATTGAGCAAATGTTCGTAGCCAGCAACGCCACCAGCATCTTCAGGTGGGCAGGCATTTTTACCATCAATACACTCAACGTATACATCTGACTTAGGTTCTTTAAAGCCCATCAAAGTGACTTTATGATGCCAGTGATCGGCAAAGTCATAGGTATATTCAATACTCTCTTCTTTGTTGGCTAGCACATCCGTTATGGCAATGTTTGCTTCATTTTGCCATTCTTCATCGCCATCACCTTCCGGATCAATATAACCATATCGTTTACCATCTTTCTGGAATTCGTGTTGCTGATAGTCTTCCCAGCCAAAAATAGCCTGGATAGCATAATGAAGGTCTTCAAGGGTTGCGCTCGGGTCAATAATAATATCGCGCCAAACAGGAAGGTTTAGGTGCTCCAGCTCTACTCGTAGATGAAGCATGTTTTGCGTTTTAGTTGACATGTTGTCGTCTCACAAATGAGGCCGTCATTGGCCTCAGGTTGATAAAACAGTTTCCTCTAAACGGTATCTGACTTTTCGTTCTTCTAGATAGTCAAGAACCGTTTTGCAGCAGTCGGTATGACCGCCTATATGCTCAGGTGCAAACACACCTTTTTTATCAAATTTTTCTTTCAGTAGCAATTGGCAAACCGCATTAGCTGTGAAGCCTGTAGTACGAGCCATGGAAGTTTCTTGCTTAACCTTGTCATATTCATCATACATGGTGTAGATATATTCTTTATTCTTTTCGCCTTCTAGCCCGCGAATTGTCACACGCATAATGGTGAATTCTTCTTCTTTTGGTTTAAGTTTCCACTCATTGATTAAAATCTCAGAGGTTACTTCTAGAGGCGAAATCTCAAGGCCGCGAACTGATACTTTGTCTTTACTGAAAAAACCGCTGGCCTTAAGCGTTCGAATGGCTTCGACATGTCCAGGATAGCGTAGTGTTTTTTCTTTCATGTTAGGTACATTATTCATAGTGAACATGAGAGAGCGAAGACCGTCAGTATTAAATGCTTCAAGGGTACCAATTCTATCAAATTCAACAAGCTCGCGATCACTCAATGCTTCACGGGTAACCATTCTGCCATGCTCAAAAAAGCGAGCAGGGCGGGTGTACTCTTCAATGACGTCAATCGGTGAGAAGGCAGCTTTGTATTCAAATGGCTTTTTACGAATTTTAGGTAGGCCACCAACCAGACATTCAAAATGGCTAACTTCCATACGGGTATTGTGAAACCCTAGAAGAAGGTTATCCATACCAGGTGCAACACCTGCATCGATTACCGCTGTTACCTTGTGTTTTTTAGCAAGGTAATCAAGCTCAAGACAGTTTTCTGGTGAAAAAGAAATATCGACTACATTCTTACCAGCTTCAATGATGTTTTTCAGTGCCTTGAAGCCCAAATGGCCAGGCACGCCACAGACAACAATATCAAAGGGATCT
Coding sequences:
- a CDS encoding DMT family transporter, translated to MNTGFWRLILLAVLAVFLMAMVPVIIKYIEVDPWLIGAFRLSVSVVGLILLAGITRRPLIARKENWIFIFLLGLVFAIHWLTYFYSIQLSTASIAAIGVSTFGAHLLLLGWIVHRQPPHWLELFCVLLAFVGVYLVVPDFNLADGMTIGLILAVISGFLYALLPLMHQKYRHINGERRTFGQFFVAMVIFSFGLPQADWAIPSESWLGLIVLGVVCTLVAHSLWIKVSTELNHVVTSVVYYLYVPIAMLFSFVFLDEVLSPVQLLGAGLILFANILGIWFRWRSQSSG
- the speD gene encoding adenosylmethionine decarboxylase, coding for MYKDFDYNQEIDPTGATETQWPSFKNVNENDERNDHFIHRNGKIFAGTHLIIDLWGASKLDNLQLMEQAFRESVVECGATLLHIHMHHFTPNGGISGVAVLAESHISVHTWPERDYAAFDVFMCGDAEPHKAVEILRKAFLPSKIEVSEILRGQVEK
- a CDS encoding plasmid pRiA4b ORF-3 family protein, which gives rise to MSTKTQNMLHLRVELEHLNLPVWRDIIIDPSATLEDLHYAIQAIFGWEDYQQHEFQKDGKRYGYIDPEGDGDEEWQNEANIAITDVLANKEESIEYTYDFADHWHHKVTLMGFKEPKSDVYVECIDGKNACPPEDAGGVAGYEHLLNVLRSPNHFEHEEVKEWFGEGFSPNRFSVAEANASLQDSFTYEDE
- a CDS encoding saccharopine dehydrogenase C-terminal domain-containing protein translates to MSNILVIGGGMVGSVIARDLSEKYDVTVADVSNTRLKLLKKRNPSFSTLELDVLNLEELKSAVDPFDIVVCGVPGHLGFKALKNIIEAGKNVVDISFSPENCLELDYLAKKHKVTAVIDAGVAPGMDNLLLGFHNTRMEVSHFECLVGGLPKIRKKPFEYKAAFSPIDVIEEYTRPARFFEHGRMVTREALSDRELVEFDRIGTLEAFNTDGLRSLMFTMNNVPNMKEKTLRYPGHVEAIRTLKASGFFSKDKVSVRGLEISPLEVTSEILINEWKLKPKEEEFTIMRVTIRGLEGEKNKEYIYTMYDEYDKVKQETSMARTTGFTANAVCQLLLKEKFDKKGVFAPEHIGGHTDCCKTVLDYLEERKVRYRLEETVLST
- the speE gene encoding polyamine aminopropyltransferase, producing the protein MAKRFIETLYSTYGQSFIVDEVLFESKTEHQHLIIFNNEQFGHVMALDGVIQTTKKDEFIYHEMLTHVPLFAHGNAKRVLIIGGGDGGILREVLRHPEVEHVTMVEIDAAVVDMCKQYFPKHSDGAFDDPRVNLVIADGVDFIVNNANSENGDKFDVIISDSTDPEGPGEVLFTSRFYKGCKNSLNEGGILATQNGVSFMQIDEVKTTFNRFEGLFNDRWFYVTAVPTYVGGNMTLSWGSDDASLRQHSVETIRERFSKANFSTRYYNPELHVASFALPQYVVEALK
- a CDS encoding Glu/Leu/Phe/Val family dehydrogenase, with amino-acid sequence MAVFNLRAYDDHEQIVFCRDVESGLKAIICIHNTNLGPAVGGCRMWDYNSDEGALIDALRLSRGMTYKNAMAGLQMGGGKSVIIGNSKTMKSEELFRAFGRFVEKLSGKYITAEDVGINPNDMAIVNKETNYVLGLEGKSGDPSPVTAYGVYKGIKAAVKHKLGRDDLDGLKVAVQGLGHVGYYLCKHLNDEGAKLVVTDINKENVDRVVNEFGAVAVDVNEIYSQDVDVYAPCALGATINDTTIPHIKASIVAGAANNQLAEDRHGDILLSKGILYAPDYVINAGGIINVSFEENYNRDAALKKVDEIYGTLTEVFEASKLSGRPTNVIADELARQRVAAAKNK
- a CDS encoding EF-hand domain-containing protein; this translates as MKPLTDQHIQEVKEHFDYFDTDNNGQIDLKEFERLLKVLSPDATDEQVRRGFDLVDKNHDTHIEFDEFLEWWETCWWEF
- the amaB gene encoding L-piperidine-6-carboxylate dehydrogenase, whose protein sequence is MDFLKELGIEAVNQSASWGQGYTDTQDAGVIESINPATGEVIAKVNASSATDYDKVMQEAEAAFEEWRKVPAPLRGELVRKIGNALREHKDALGSLVSAEMGKIKAEGDGEVQEMIDMADFAVGQSRMLYGKTMHSERPEHRMYEQWHPLGITGVMSAFNFPVAVWSWNAFIAAICGNTVVWKPSPKTPLTAIAVQNICNKVLEEEGLKGIFCLFIDTEENKLSQRFIEDARVKKMSFTGSSEIGRMVGVKVAERMGKSLLELSGNNALILDKTADMDIAVPAIVFGAVGTAGQRCTSTRRLIVHKDVADQVIPAIVNAYKQVKIGNPLDTNTLMGPLVDANAVKNFENAVAKAKEAGGEVLAGGKAIDGPGFFIEPTVIRAENHWDVVQTETFASILYVMTYETTEEAIAMQNHSKAGLSSAIFTRDMKVAEKFLSAQGSDCGIANVNIGTSGAEIGGAFGGEKETGGGREAGSDAWKAYMRRQTNTIFWGDQPTLAQGIKFDLG